In Nomia melanderi isolate GNS246 chromosome 4, iyNomMela1, whole genome shotgun sequence, the following are encoded in one genomic region:
- the LOC116434808 gene encoding ADP-dependent glucokinase isoform X1 — protein MGYNRGFIFSTAVALLTVLVAIYYRRTFAPENIVQERLRTLIYELEKLENSHSITSRLKVAVGYGVCTDVFVKAEHLLKYTEDVGQPEHFKKITTELELLKNFAYYFRHGAAAERYMPNETLFNELVAKARSYPSSYSTIGGNAAIMAMRFAKEGCDVTLAAKLTKSMYQMMPQVINIVGGEVKQDDIHLIMEYKRGDVWGPYSSVRANRYIIHSDTSNPMIRSLDPFDEFLSVTEPNLIVVSGLQMMDNYPFLEGERQKLLLKVKKQLLERPLSTKIHFEMASIVENEFFYELIESVLPYVDSLGVNEQEIASLKEFVVGGLSNVADSMPNVTVVLDQMRMVFELIRLKNIVNSSPRKLSRIHVHSLAYQVIFIEKGSEWKNTMAAAAKASLTAHRHVCATNHVDVKKAALMLDDRFLTSVKDGTEISLDINKPVSCWDEVLSGVIEKIPIQICVAPGLVCTETAQTAGGGDNISSAGLVLQV, from the exons ATGGGGTACAATAGGGGGTTTATATTTAGCACAGCTGTTGCTCTGTTGACGGTACTAGTTGCAATTTATTATAGAAGAACGTTTGCGCCGGAAAACATTGTTCAGGAGCGGTTGCGAACTTTAATTTATGAATTAGAGAAATTGGAGAACAGTCATTCGATCACATCGAGACTGAAAGTTGCGGTAGGTTATGGTGTGTGCACTGACGTTTTCGTGAAAGCTGAACATCTGCTGAAATACACCGAGGATGTCGGACAGCCGGaacatttcaaaaaaattacTACAGAATTGGAACTTTTGAAGAATTTCGCTTATTACTTTCGACATGGAGCCGCCGCGGA GAGATACATGCCGAATGAGACGTTGTTCAACGAACTCGTCGCTAAAGCTCGCTCGTATCCGTCCTCGTATTCCACCATCGGCGGGAATGCGGCGATCATGGCAATGCGGTTCGCCAAAGAAGGGTGCGATGTTACTCTTGCCGCGAAGCTAACGAAATCTATGTATCAGATGATGCCGCAGGTCATTAATATCGTTGGAGGAGAAGTGAAGCAAGATGATATTCACTTAATCATGGAATATAAACGTGGAGACGTTTGGGGTCCTTACTCCAGTGTCAGAGCAAATAG GTACATAATACACAGCGACACCAGCAATCCGATGATAAGATCTTTGGATCCATTCGACGAATTCTTGTCTGTGACTGAGCCTAATTTGATTGTTGTAAGCGGCCTACAGATGATGGATAACTATCCCTTCTTAGAAG GTGAGCGTCAGAAGCTCCTGCTTAAAGTGAAGAAACAACTGTTGGAACGACCACTGTCTACGAAGATTCACTTTGAAATGGCTTCGATCGTAGAGAATGAATTCTTTTACGAATTAATCGAATCTGTCCTACCGTATGTGGATAGTTTAGGGGTGAACGAACAGGAGATAGCCAGCCTAAAAGAGTTTGTTGTGGGTGGCCTTTCTAATGTAGCTGATTCCATGCCAAATGTTACGGTGGTTTTAGATCAGATGCGAATGGTATTCGAGTTGATACGCTTGAAGAATATAGTGAACTCGAGTCCTCGGAAACTCTCGCGAATACATGTGCACTCTTTAGCGTATCAAGTTATATTTATAGAGAAAGGTTCCGAGTGGAAGAACACAATGGCTGCGGCGGCAAAGGCATCTTTGACCGCCCACAGACACGTGTGCGCGACGAATCAC GTCGATGTCAAGAAAGCTGCTTTGATGCTAGACGACAGGTTCTTAACATCCGTCAAGGATGGTACTGAAATATCACTGGACATTAATAAACCAGTTTCATGCTGGGACGAAGTGCTGAGTGGGGTGATCGAAAAAATTCCCATTCAGATATGCGTCGCACCTGGCCTGGTTTGCACCGAGACTGCCCAAACTGCCGGTGGCGGTGATAATATTTCAAGCGCAGGCCTCGTATTGCAAGTCTAA
- the LOC116434808 gene encoding ADP-dependent glucokinase isoform X2: protein MPNETLFNELVAKARSYPSSYSTIGGNAAIMAMRFAKEGCDVTLAAKLTKSMYQMMPQVINIVGGEVKQDDIHLIMEYKRGDVWGPYSSVRANRYIIHSDTSNPMIRSLDPFDEFLSVTEPNLIVVSGLQMMDNYPFLEGERQKLLLKVKKQLLERPLSTKIHFEMASIVENEFFYELIESVLPYVDSLGVNEQEIASLKEFVVGGLSNVADSMPNVTVVLDQMRMVFELIRLKNIVNSSPRKLSRIHVHSLAYQVIFIEKGSEWKNTMAAAAKASLTAHRHVCATNHVDVKKAALMLDDRFLTSVKDGTEISLDINKPVSCWDEVLSGVIEKIPIQICVAPGLVCTETAQTAGGGDNISSAGLVLQV from the exons ATGCCGAATGAGACGTTGTTCAACGAACTCGTCGCTAAAGCTCGCTCGTATCCGTCCTCGTATTCCACCATCGGCGGGAATGCGGCGATCATGGCAATGCGGTTCGCCAAAGAAGGGTGCGATGTTACTCTTGCCGCGAAGCTAACGAAATCTATGTATCAGATGATGCCGCAGGTCATTAATATCGTTGGAGGAGAAGTGAAGCAAGATGATATTCACTTAATCATGGAATATAAACGTGGAGACGTTTGGGGTCCTTACTCCAGTGTCAGAGCAAATAG GTACATAATACACAGCGACACCAGCAATCCGATGATAAGATCTTTGGATCCATTCGACGAATTCTTGTCTGTGACTGAGCCTAATTTGATTGTTGTAAGCGGCCTACAGATGATGGATAACTATCCCTTCTTAGAAG GTGAGCGTCAGAAGCTCCTGCTTAAAGTGAAGAAACAACTGTTGGAACGACCACTGTCTACGAAGATTCACTTTGAAATGGCTTCGATCGTAGAGAATGAATTCTTTTACGAATTAATCGAATCTGTCCTACCGTATGTGGATAGTTTAGGGGTGAACGAACAGGAGATAGCCAGCCTAAAAGAGTTTGTTGTGGGTGGCCTTTCTAATGTAGCTGATTCCATGCCAAATGTTACGGTGGTTTTAGATCAGATGCGAATGGTATTCGAGTTGATACGCTTGAAGAATATAGTGAACTCGAGTCCTCGGAAACTCTCGCGAATACATGTGCACTCTTTAGCGTATCAAGTTATATTTATAGAGAAAGGTTCCGAGTGGAAGAACACAATGGCTGCGGCGGCAAAGGCATCTTTGACCGCCCACAGACACGTGTGCGCGACGAATCAC GTCGATGTCAAGAAAGCTGCTTTGATGCTAGACGACAGGTTCTTAACATCCGTCAAGGATGGTACTGAAATATCACTGGACATTAATAAACCAGTTTCATGCTGGGACGAAGTGCTGAGTGGGGTGATCGAAAAAATTCCCATTCAGATATGCGTCGCACCTGGCCTGGTTTGCACCGAGACTGCCCAAACTGCCGGTGGCGGTGATAATATTTCAAGCGCAGGCCTCGTATTGCAAGTCTAA
- the LOC116434786 gene encoding uncharacterized protein LOC116434786 isoform X3 — translation MARPEDAKKEAAIAAEVKQQKATLAKQREEYVKKSATLQRELEILRQQCDEIGKEGGRENNRIIKENQKLQIEIQNKMKSIHNVIDMLTGIIGDKATVDDLKSKFKLEINKRSRSPKEDFPKGKSETPDRSSGSDSDKESKIERETKDRRSPEDAKPMYNFVHYDPEMHWCKVCDIFPKTAKEYLNHLHSNEHKEACLERKIVDMPWHERNGEGTEKEVPYYPGLPTKRTPIKGLQFFSAATAWYCKLCDSWIGDLHCASLHLKSKQHSENYSSFVEQNPHWETDWMADREKAFSEEKHKQIQMELQKHKEDDPPPKSKKSKKSKKKSKKSKKRRNRSSGSDSSSESENSDTDSDQDMSKSIRVAMRNKMKASTQAILNEEIDYHRIKLKGHWSKMTQHMNQPPTPEPQPTETDDRQLLNSIRDKLKAKQEEEMKTIGGRRLSEEKTVEEEEEEEDQEQASFSNKAKSETLEVWGPKEPPKPFWIKKEEEKPQPIVNKPIELPKPEEMPKPHMGFWTKQQVNMTVKPPENKSVEKEDERDREGDRYKEDRERKYDRREEKYDRYSRYDRRRGRDRDRDRDRDRDRDRDRDRDRERDRDRDRDYYDDRRKRDSNDSPRRDRNWRDSPKRNYDKYGKDRRDDNSSNDESKFEKKTNESASKSKKGNVQTKKSAPQVSKGKLPFIGRLPLFKKKTEEPKLPEKDITPLPYQQSKFEDTPKVPNEIINPPGVVHITKLATPINLGNNSLANSNSNTGTNASPSTGAPANKNQPMKILVAPPPPVLNEAKPTQQVVDMEIEDQSEETVIEEPMMEQQKQTPTISKLPLPPHPPPPLNRPPPTFTAQSQQQQQQQQSQTVQSRPQFSTSRPPPPFISNPPPFVQSQPRFPAHQPVRPPVQSHPPYMTNPPPQMPAVPFVQNHQNPPPPPLPTVEGATQDISEIPEPTEKRTDPSIPLPDDLQEALNIIFPKEEAETKQQSHQDTNIMYSSMYSMLGCVGYGPEYMDQPPPEITQTDAEVDTQPGPDDLKMLGIDEGDTIL, via the exons ATGGCTAGACCCGAGGACGCCAAGAAGGAAG CAGCAATTGCAGCTGAAGTAAAACAGCAAAAAGCAACCTTGGCTAAGCAACGGGAGGAATACGTTAAAAAATCAGCCACGTTGCAACGCGAGCTGGAAATTCTACGTCAGCAGTGCGACGAAATTGGTAAAGAAGGTGGACGGGAAAATAACCGCATCATAAAAGAGAATCAAAAGTTGCAG ATTgaaatacagaataaaatgaaatcgatACATAACGTGATCGATATGCTCACCGGAATAATCGGGGATAAAGCGACCGTCGACGATCTTAAAAGCAAGTTTAAGCTAGAAATTAACAAACGTTCAAGAAGTCCTAAAGAGGATTTCCCGAAGGGGAAATCGGAGACACCGGATAGATCGTCGGGCTCCGATTCCGATAAGGAGTCCAAAATCGAACGGGAAACGAAAGACCGACGGTCTCCTGAGGACGCTAAACCTATGTACAATTTCGTGCATTATGATCCGGAAATGCATTGGTGTAAAGTCTGCGATATATTTCCTAAAACGGCAAAGGAATATTTGAATCATCTGCATAGCAATGAGCACAAAGAAGCTTGCTTA GAACGGAAGATAGTTGACATGCCGTGGCATGAGCGGAATGGAGAGGGAACGGAAAAGGAAGTGCCCTATTATCCAGGACTGCCAACGAAAAGGACACCGATTAAAG GTCTGCAGTTCTTCAGCGCAGCCACGGCATGGTACTGTAAACTTTGCGACTCCTGGATAGGCGATCTCCATTGCGCGAGTTTGCATTTGAAATCGAAGCAGCATTCCGAAAATTATTCC AGTTTCGTGGAACAGAATCCGCACTGGGAAACTGATTGGATGGCGGACCGCGAGAAAGCCTTCTCCGAGGAGAAGCACAAGCAGATACAGATGGAGCTGCAGAAGCACAAAGAGGACGATCCGCCTCCGAAGTCGAAGAAGTCGAAGAAGAGCaagaagaagtcgaagaagTCGAAGAAGCGGCGGAACAGGAGCAGCGGCAGCGACAGTTCCAGCGAGTCGGAGAACTCGGACACGGACTCGGACCAGGACATGTCGAAGAGCATTCGCGTGGCGATGCGGAACAAGATGAAGGCGTCGACCCAGGCGATCCTGAACGAGGAGATCGATTACCACCGGATCAAGCTGAAGGGGCACTGGTCGAAGATGACGCAGCACATGAATCAGCCTCCCACGCCCGAGCCGCAGCCGACGGAAACCGACGACAGGCAGCTGTTGAACTCGATTCGCGACAAGCTGAAAGCGAAGCAAGAGGAGGAGATGAAGACGATCGGCGGTCGACGACTCAGCGAGGAGAAGACAgtggaagaggaggaggaagaggaggaccAGGAGCAAGCGTCCTTCTCGAATAAAGCGAAGTCGGAAACGCTGGAGGTCTGGGGACCAAAGGAGCCGCCGAAGCCGTTCTGGAtaaagaaggaggaggagaagcCGCAGCCAATAGTCAACAAGCCGATCGAGCTGCCAAAGCCGGAGGAGATGCCCAAGCCCCACATGGGATTCTGGACGAAGCAGCAGGTGAACATGACCGTGAAGCCGCCGGAGAACAAGTCGGTGGAGAAGGAGGACGAGAGGGACCGCGAGGGTGACAGATACAAGGAGGACCGCGAGAGGAAGTACGACAGACGGGAGGAGAAGTACGACCGGTACAGCAGGTACGACAGGAGGCGAGGACGCGACAGGGACAGGGACCGCGACAGAGACAGGGACAGGGACAGAGACCGCGACCGcgacagagaaagagacagagacaggGATCGGGATTATTACGACGACCGTAGGAAACGGGACAGCAACGACTCGCCTCGCCGCGACAGGAACTGGCGCGACAGTCCGAAGAGGAACTACGACAAGTACGGGAAGGACAGAAGAGACGACAATTCATCCAACGATGAATCGAAATTCGAGAAGAAGACGAACGAGTCCGCGTCCAAGTCGAAGAAGGGCAACGTGCAGACGAAGAAGTCGGCGCCGCAGGTGTCCAAGGGGAAGTTGCCGTTCATCGGCAGACTACCGTTGTTCAAGAAGAAGACCGAGGAGCCGAAGCTGCCCGAGAAAGATATCACACCGCTTCCATACCAGCAGAGTAAATTCGAGGACACTCCGAAGGTCCCCAACGAGATCATCAACCCGCCCGGCGTGGTGCACATCACGAAGCTCGCCACCCCTATAAATCTGGGCAACAACAGCCTCgccaacagcaacagcaacaccGGGACGAACGCGAGCCCGTCGACGGGAGCTCCGGCCAACAAGAATCAGCCCATGAAGATCCTGGTCGCTCCGCCGCCGCCGGTGTTGAACGAGGCGAAACCGACGCAGCAGGTGGTGGACATGGAGATCGAGGACCAGTCCGAGGAGACCGTGATAGAGGAGCCGATGATGGAGCAGCAGAAGCAGACGCCGACTATATCCAAGCTGCCTCTGCCTCCTCACCCGCCTCCGCCTCTGAACAGACCGCCGCCCACGTTCACGGCTCAgtcgcagcagcagcaacagcaacagcagtcGCAGACGGTGCAGAGCAGGCCGCAGTTCTCGACGAGTCGACCGCCTCCGCCGTTCATCTCCAACCCGCCGCCGTTTGTTCAGAGCCAACCGCGTTTCCCCGCCCACCAGCCGGTGCGGCCACCGGTGCAGAGCCATCCGCCGTACATGACCAACCCACCGCCGCAGATGCCGGCCGTTCCGTTCGTTCAGAATCATCAAAACCCACCGCCACCGCCGTTGCCGACAGTGGAAGGCGCCACTCAGGACATCTCTGAGATACCGGAGCCGACCGAGAAGAGAACAGACCCGAGTATTCCCTTGCCCGACGACCTGCAAGAGGCGCTGAACATCATCTTCCCCAAGGAAGAGGCCGAGACCAAACAGCAGAGCCATCAGGACACCAACATCATGTACTCGTCCATGTACAGTATGTTGGGCTGCGTCGGTTACGGGCCGGAATACATGGACCAACCGCCGCCAGAGATAACGCAGACGGACGCGGAGGTGGACACTCAGCCTGGCCCGGACGACCTAAAGATGTTGGGCATCGACGAAGGGGACACAATTCTATAA